GTAATTCCAACCTTTTCTCACCCCAAATCCTTTTCACCCAAGGAGCAACGCCATGTCCTTCTACATCTCCCTGTCGGGCCTCAAGGCCTCCCAGACCGACCTGTCGACCATTTCGAACAACGTCGCCAACGTCAGCAGCACCGGCTTCAAAAAGAGCAAGGCGGAATTCGGCGATATCTTTGCCGCCGCGCCGATGCAGACGACCAACCAGGTCGCTGGCCAGGGCGTGCGCGTGCAGGGCGTGACCCAGCAGTTCACGCAAGGCACACTGGAAAGCACCGCCAAGACGCTGGACCTGGGCATTGCAGGTGAAGGCTATTTCACCGTCAAGGGCGAAGATGGCACGGTCAGCTACACCCGCAACGGCGCCTTTTCCGTTGATCAGGATCGTTTTGCCGTCGACACGACCGGCGCGAAGATGCAGATTTTCGCCGTCGATCCGGCGACCGGCACCCCCACGACGCCAGCGGCCGGCGCCACCCCGGCCAATCTGGTCGATCTCCAGATCCCCACCACGCTGAACAACGATCCCGCCGGGGCGCAGCTCAACAGCGTCGCGGTCGGCAAGGACGGTCTGGTTTCTGCCGTCTATGCCGATGGCAGCACCGTCTATCTGGGCAAGGTCGCCATGGCGTCCTTCAATAGCCAGGAAGGTTTGCGGCAGGAGGGCGACGCCCACTGGACATCAACCGTCGCGAGCGGTGCGCCGACGCTGGGCACGGCCAATCAGGGCCTGTTCGGTGCGATCAATTCGGGCATGCTGGAACGCTCCAACGTCGACATCACCGACGAACTGGTCGCGCTGATTGCGGCGCAGCGTAACTTCCAGGCGAACAGCAAGGCGATCGAGGCGGCCAACACGCTGACCACGACCATCGTCAACCTGCGCACCTGATCGCTTAAAGCACGGGATAGAAGGTCAAGCCCATGGATCGGCTCGTCAACACGGCTCTTACGGCCATGCGCGGCGCGATGGCACGGCAGGCGGCGGTCGCGAACAACCTCGCGAACGTCAACACTGTCGGCTTCCGCGCGGAAATCGCCAATGCCGAGACGCGCTGGATCAAGGGCGACACCTTCGACACCCGCGCGCAGGCTTCCGAACAGGTGATCGCCGCCGACATGGCGCAAGGCGCGGTCACCGACACCGGCAATCCACTGGACGTGGCCCTGGACGGCGATGCTCTGCTCGCCGTCCAAGGCGCGGACGGCAGCGAAGCCTATACCCGCCGCGGCGACCTGCGCGTCACCGACAGCGGGCTGCTGACTACCGGCGACGGCCTGGCCGTGCTGGGTGAAGGCGGGCCGATCGTCCTGCCGCAGATGGACAGCGTGTCGATCGCCAAGGATGGCAGCATCTGGGGCGTGCCGCAGGGCGGCGACCCCGCGAATCCGGCGCAGGTCGACAAGCTGAAGCTGGTCAACGCGACCGGTTCCAGCATTTCCAAGGGCACGGACGGCCTGTTCCGCGAGGTGAATGGCGGCGCGCTGCCGTCCGATCCGATCGCCACGGTCACATCGGGATCGCTGGAGGGATCGAACGTCAATTCGACCCAGGCCCTGATCCAGATGATCGAGGCGAGCCGCGCCTGGGAAACCCAGGTCAAGATGATCGACACCGCCAAACAGCTGGACGATGGCGGCGCTTCGCTGATGCGCCTCGACGGTTAAGGCAAATAGTTAATTTGGCACGTATCTTGCTGCGATGAGCATATGAGCATCCTTCCGGGATGCGCCACGGAGATTGTACGATGAGCAACGCCGCCCTTCATGTCGCCCGCACCGGCCTCGACGCGCAGAACACGAAGATGCGCGTCATCGCGAACAACCTGGCGAACGTCAACACGACCGGTTTCAAGAAGGACCGCGCCGATTTCGAGACGCTGGCCTATCAGCAGATCGTGCAGGCCGGCGCAAATTCGGACAGCGAGAACAAGTTCGCCAACGGCCTCAACCTCGGATCGGGCGTCGCGCTCCAGGGCACCAGCAAGATCAACACGCAAGGTACGCTCAACCAGACCAACAATGTGCTGGACATCGCGATCGAAGGATCGGGCTATTTCCAGGTGCAGCAGCCCGACGGCTCCATCGCCTACACCCGCGCCGGTAACTTCAGCGTCACCGCCGAAGGCACGGTCGTCACCAGCGACGGCATGCCGCTGATCCCGCAGATCACCGTGCCGCAGGGCGCGACGTCGGTGTCGATCGGCAATGACGGCACCGTGTCGGCCACCTTGCAGGGCGAAGCGGAACCCAGCCAGCTGGGCCAGATCGAAATCGCCACCTTCATGAACCCGGCGGGCCTGACGTCCGTCGGCGGCAACCTGCTGACCGAAAGCGCCGCCAGCGGCGTGCCGCAGGTCGGCGTCGCGGGCCTGGAAGGGCGCGGGCTGATGCGGTCGGGCTATCTGGAAACGTCGAACGTCAACATCGTCGAGGAACTGGTCGACATGATCGAGACCCAGCGCGCCTATGAGGTCAACAGCAAGATGATCAAGGCGACCGACGAGATGCTCCAGTACGTCAACCAGAATATCTGAGGCCGGATGATGCGCCTCACCTTCGCCACGCTTACTGCGTTTTCGCTCATCGCCCTAGCCGCGTCGCCGCTCGACGCCAGGCCCAAGAAGCGCGATGTCGAGCGCGACTATTATATGCCCACCATCGCCCAGCCCGTCGCCCCTCCGGCGAACGGGTCGATATTCCAGGCGTCGGTCGGCTATACCCCGCTGACCAGCGGCGCACGCGCCACGACCGTGGGCGACATCATCACCATCGTCCTGGTCGAACGGACGCAGGCCACCAAGAGCACCAGCGCGGACACCGCCCGCAACGGATCGGTCGGCATCACGCCGCCGTCCACCGGCATCCTGTCCAAGCTGTTTTCGCCCAGCGACATCGCGTCGGGTGGCCAGAACACGTTCACCGGCAAGGGCGGCGCGAGCCAGTCCAACGCGCTGAGCGGCGAAATAACCGTGACGATCGCGGCGGTCTATCCCAACGGCACGATGCTGGTGAAGGGTGAAAAGGCGCTGACGCTCAATCGCGGCGACGAGTTCATCCAGATCAGCGGTCTGGTCCGTCAGGCCGACATCGCGCCCGACAACCGGATCGCATCGACCCGCGTCGCCGACGCCAAGATAATCTACAAGGGCAAGGGCGAGATCGCCAATGCCAGCCGCCAGGGCTGGTTCCAGCGCTTCTTCTCCGCGATCAGCCCCTTCTGATGGACAGCATGAACATCATGATCCGTTTCCTTCGCCTGGTTGCGGCCTTCCTGGCGCTGATCGCCGTTCCGGCGCAGGCCGAACGGGTCAAGGATCTGGGCACGTTCCAGGGCGTGCGTCCCAACCAGTTGACCGGCTACGGCATCGTCGTGGGTCTGGCCGGCACCGGCGACGACAGCATCCAATATGCGACCGAAGGCATGAAGGGCGTCGTGTCGCGCTTTGGCCTGACCCTGCCGCAGGGCGTCAATCCGGCGCTCAAGAACGCCGCCGCCGTTCTGGTGACGGCGGACCTGCCCGCCTTCGCCAAGCCCGGCCAGCGCCTGGATGTCACCGTGTCGGCGCTGGGCAAGGCCAAGTCGCTGCGCGGCGGCACGCTGATCATGACGCCGCTGCGTGGTGCGGATAACGAGATTTACGCCATGTCGCAGGGCAATCTGGCGGTCGGCGGCCTAGGCGTGTCCGGCGCGGACGGCAGCCAGGTGTCTGTCAACATCCCGTCGGCCGGGCGCATCCCCGGTGGCGCGACGGTGGAACGCGCGGTCGCGACCGGCTTCGACACGGCGCCCAGCCTGACCTTCAACCTGGCCGAAGCCGACCTGACCACCGCGCTGCGCGTGGCGGACGGCATCAACCATGCCTTTGGCGATCGCCGCGCCCACGCGACCGACGCCGTATCGGTCACGATCGACGCAGCGCCCGGCGCGGAAGATCGCATCATGATGATGGGCATGATCGAAAATATCGAGATTTCGCCCGCCGACGCGCCCGCCAAGGTGATCGTCAACGCCCGCACCGGCACGGTCGTGATCAACGGCGCGGTCAAGATCCATCCGGCCGCCGTGGCGCATGGCAAATTGACCGTCAGCGTCAACGAAAGCCCGCGCATTTCCCAGCCCGCACCCTTCAGCCAGGGGCAGACCGCTGTGGAGCAATCGAGCAGCATCAGCATCGACGAACAAAAGAAACCGATGATTAATTTTAAAGGTGGGGCGTCGCTGGCCGATATAGTGAAGGCGGTCAATGCAATCGGGGCTTCCCCGGCGGATATGGTCGCGATCCTCGAAGCCTTGAAACAGGCGGGCGCGATGAAAGCCGAACTGGTGGTGCTGTGATGCAGGTAACGACGACACAAAGCGCCGCCACGACCGGCGCCGCCCCCTCGCAAAAGGCGCAGCTGACGAAAGTCGCGCAGCAGTTCGAGGCGGTGTTCCTGCGCCAGATGATCGGCGCGATGCGCTCCGCCAGTCTGGCCGAGGGCATCGCCGATTCCGCCGCGACCCAGCAGTTTCGCGACATGGCCGACGCGCGCACCGCCGACGCGATGGCCAGCAAGGGTGCGATGGGCATCGCCGAACTGCTGCTCAAGCAATTTGGCGACCGGGTAAGCGACACGCCGTCGACTGCCGACGCCGCCGCCAAGGCGCCGGGTGCATGAGCGACCTCTTCATCATCGGGTCTTCGGGAACCAGGGCCTATCGATCGGCCATGGCCGCGATCGCCGAAAATATCGCCAATGCCAGCACCGAAGGCTATGCGCGCCGGTCGGTGCGGACGATGGAGTCGGGGTCTTCGACCGCGACGATGGCGACCTATATTTCGCGCGCCAATTTCGGCGGCACGCAGGTGGCGGGCGTCAACCGCGCATCCGACCCCTATCTCGACGCGTCGGTCCGCAACACCGGCATGGCGCTGGGCAGCGCGACGGCGCGGCTGCGCTGGCTGAAAGATTCGGAGACCGCGCTCAATGACAGCAGCACCGGCATCGGCCAGCTGATGACCGGCATTTTCCAGAATATGGAGAAGCTGGCGGCCAGCCCCACCGACACGTCGCTGCGCGTCACCACGCTCGACAGCATCAGCCGGGTCGCGCAATCCTTCAACCAGACCGCCGCCGACCTGAAAGCCGTGTCGGAAGGCATCGCGACCGAAGGCCAGTCGTCCGTCAGCACGATCAACCGGTCGCTGTCCGCACTGGCCGACATCAACAACAGCCTGCTGCGCGCCCAGCCCGATACGTCCGCCTATGCCCAGCTGCTCGACAGCCGCGATTCGGCGTTGCAGGCCTTGTCGGAAAATCTGAACGTCACCATCAGCTTCGGCGCGCATGACAGCGCGCAGGTCAGCTTCGGCGGCCAGACGCTGGTCAGCGGCGATAGCGCAGCCAGCCTGACGATGGCGGCGAACGCCAACGGCACATTGGCGCTCAGCCTGGAAGACGGCACGGCGCTGACCGCACCGGCCAACGGCACGCTGGGCGGTCTGTTTTCCGTGGCCGACACGGTGTCCGATCGTCGCGCGACGCTCGACACGCTGGCGACGCAGTTCGTCACCAACGTCAATGCCTGGCACGCGCAGGGACGGACCGACGCTGGCGCGGCGGGGGGAGCATTGCTGTCCGGCACGACGGCGGCGACCATGACGACTTTGATAAGCGATCCGACCCAATTGGCGCTCAAATCCCCCGATGGGACGCCCAACGGCAACCTGCTCACCGTCACGTCCGTTTTGCGCGGCAATGGCAGCGTCGAACAGAATTGGACGACGCTGATCGCCAGCCAGGCGACGTTGCTGGGATCGACCAAGGCGGAATATGACACGGCGAACAGCCGCAACGATCAGTCCGTCGCCGCGCGCGAAGCGGTGAGCGGCGTCGATCTGGATTTGGAAGCCGCCGACCTGCTGCGCATCCAGCAGGCCTATTCGGCCTCCGCCAAGGTCCTGCAGATCGCCAAAGAGACGATCGATGCCATCATGAACATCATCTGACGGAAAGGACTGATCCATGGTCGGTATCACCAACAAGATCATGCTCGCCGAAATCCGTCGGCAGCAGAAACTGTCCCAAGATCTGGTCGACGGACAGACTGCGATCTCCTCGGGCATCACGCTCACAAAGCCATCCGACAACGCTCTGGCCTGGGTCCAGGTGTCCGACATCGGCCGCGCCCAGGCGCAACAGGCCGCATGGCAGACCAACATCAGCTATGGCACGACCCGGTCGGGCAATGCCGAAGCCAATCTGTCCGAAATCGACAGCATGCTGACGCGCGCGCAGGAACTGGTGA
This window of the Sphingobium sp. CR2-8 genome carries:
- a CDS encoding flagellar basal body rod protein FlgF, with the protein product MDRLVNTALTAMRGAMARQAAVANNLANVNTVGFRAEIANAETRWIKGDTFDTRAQASEQVIAADMAQGAVTDTGNPLDVALDGDALLAVQGADGSEAYTRRGDLRVTDSGLLTTGDGLAVLGEGGPIVLPQMDSVSIAKDGSIWGVPQGGDPANPAQVDKLKLVNATGSSISKGTDGLFREVNGGALPSDPIATVTSGSLEGSNVNSTQALIQMIEASRAWETQVKMIDTAKQLDDGGASLMRLDG
- the flgK gene encoding flagellar hook-associated protein FlgK yields the protein MSDLFIIGSSGTRAYRSAMAAIAENIANASTEGYARRSVRTMESGSSTATMATYISRANFGGTQVAGVNRASDPYLDASVRNTGMALGSATARLRWLKDSETALNDSSTGIGQLMTGIFQNMEKLAASPTDTSLRVTTLDSISRVAQSFNQTAADLKAVSEGIATEGQSSVSTINRSLSALADINNSLLRAQPDTSAYAQLLDSRDSALQALSENLNVTISFGAHDSAQVSFGGQTLVSGDSAASLTMAANANGTLALSLEDGTALTAPANGTLGGLFSVADTVSDRRATLDTLATQFVTNVNAWHAQGRTDAGAAGGALLSGTTAATMTTLISDPTQLALKSPDGTPNGNLLTVTSVLRGNGSVEQNWTTLIASQATLLGSTKAEYDTANSRNDQSVAAREAVSGVDLDLEAADLLRIQQAYSASAKVLQIAKETIDAIMNII
- a CDS encoding flagellar hook-basal body complex protein, translating into MSFYISLSGLKASQTDLSTISNNVANVSSTGFKKSKAEFGDIFAAAPMQTTNQVAGQGVRVQGVTQQFTQGTLESTAKTLDLGIAGEGYFTVKGEDGTVSYTRNGAFSVDQDRFAVDTTGAKMQIFAVDPATGTPTTPAAGATPANLVDLQIPTTLNNDPAGAQLNSVAVGKDGLVSAVYADGSTVYLGKVAMASFNSQEGLRQEGDAHWTSTVASGAPTLGTANQGLFGAINSGMLERSNVDITDELVALIAAQRNFQANSKAIEAANTLTTTIVNLRT
- the flgG gene encoding flagellar basal-body rod protein FlgG; amino-acid sequence: MSNAALHVARTGLDAQNTKMRVIANNLANVNTTGFKKDRADFETLAYQQIVQAGANSDSENKFANGLNLGSGVALQGTSKINTQGTLNQTNNVLDIAIEGSGYFQVQQPDGSIAYTRAGNFSVTAEGTVVTSDGMPLIPQITVPQGATSVSIGNDGTVSATLQGEAEPSQLGQIEIATFMNPAGLTSVGGNLLTESAASGVPQVGVAGLEGRGLMRSGYLETSNVNIVEELVDMIETQRAYEVNSKMIKATDEMLQYVNQNI
- a CDS encoding flagellar basal body L-ring protein FlgH, whose product is MRLTFATLTAFSLIALAASPLDARPKKRDVERDYYMPTIAQPVAPPANGSIFQASVGYTPLTSGARATTVGDIITIVLVERTQATKSTSADTARNGSVGITPPSTGILSKLFSPSDIASGGQNTFTGKGGASQSNALSGEITVTIAAVYPNGTMLVKGEKALTLNRGDEFIQISGLVRQADIAPDNRIASTRVADAKIIYKGKGEIANASRQGWFQRFFSAISPF
- a CDS encoding flagellar basal body P-ring protein FlgI; the encoded protein is MIRFLRLVAAFLALIAVPAQAERVKDLGTFQGVRPNQLTGYGIVVGLAGTGDDSIQYATEGMKGVVSRFGLTLPQGVNPALKNAAAVLVTADLPAFAKPGQRLDVTVSALGKAKSLRGGTLIMTPLRGADNEIYAMSQGNLAVGGLGVSGADGSQVSVNIPSAGRIPGGATVERAVATGFDTAPSLTFNLAEADLTTALRVADGINHAFGDRRAHATDAVSVTIDAAPGAEDRIMMMGMIENIEISPADAPAKVIVNARTGTVVINGAVKIHPAAVAHGKLTVSVNESPRISQPAPFSQGQTAVEQSSSISIDEQKKPMINFKGGASLADIVKAVNAIGASPADMVAILEALKQAGAMKAELVVL
- a CDS encoding rod-binding protein — encoded protein: MQVTTTQSAATTGAAPSQKAQLTKVAQQFEAVFLRQMIGAMRSASLAEGIADSAATQQFRDMADARTADAMASKGAMGIAELLLKQFGDRVSDTPSTADAAAKAPGA